The DNA segment ATTTTGACCGGTCAGCGCTAATGGCATATTCACACCATTTAAAGCCATGAAATCAATTTCCCATTGCCAACGTTCCCAGTCCCACCAGGTCGCTGTATAGTTAAATGTGCAATAGTTAAAATAATGACGGTATTCATAGGGCGTCACCTTTCTTATTTTTTTGCTGACCATTGGAAAAGGTTTTGGAATATTGAGGTTGGTGCCATTCCAGGTGATTTCGCAATGGGCATAATTCTTGAGCCAATAGTTGAGCGCACTGGCAACAGCAACGCCATTGTTTCCACGAAGGACGATTTTACCAGCTTTGCTTTCCAACTCAAACACATCGCTGTCGTTTTCTTTAGGAACGTAGGCCACTTCAAATTTATGGGCGTAGGCAGGAAGGATTCTTTTGATCAGTTCATAGGCTGCTTCTTTATTTAATACATTTTGAGTGGTTTGCGCAATGAGGCTGATTCCTGTCCCTATCAGCATCAAGGCTAGTAAATAATACTTTAGTCGTCTCATATTTCATTTGTGTGTGTGTATTTTTATAATTCAGGGCCAGCCTGGATGTCGCCGCTCGGAACCCCATTGGCGATTACAGGCCATCCCTCTACCCAACTGAGCTTATCGAGCATCAGCATTCTTCTGCTTGCACCGCTGGATACCTTAGGGTTCATTTTATCTATAGCATGGTAGAAGAGCCAGTCCGTCCCGTTTTTGTCGGTAATGATTTTAGCATTGTGTCCCGGACCTGCAAACTTGGAATTGCCCTGCAAGATCAGCGTACCATTTCCTCGCTGCACAATGTTTTTACCTGCTTGATCCAAGTAAGGGCCAAGCAGATTTTCTGATCGTGCGACCCTGACGTTATAAGTGCTGGCAGCCCCATCGCAGCAGCTGCCTTTTGAGCCAAAAAAATAATAGTAGTTGCCTCTTTTGTGAATCATTACGGCTTCAAAATCCCCGGCAGCAATATTTGTTTTTTGATTGATGTCTTTTACGGCGTAGCCATCTGCAGTTAGCTCTACTGCATACGTTCCCTGAACGGTTTGTGAGCTATAACTACCGAAAAATAGATACTTTTTGCCATTTTCTTCGTAGTAATGCGGATCAATCGAGACAGGCACCCCTATCTCCTCACTAAAAAAAAGTTTTCCTTTGTCTACAAATGGCCCTGCAGGTGAATTGGCCACAGCCAGCCCAATGGCAGGATTGCGGTCTGCCCAAAGCGAGAAAGAATAGTACATATGGTACAGGTTGTTTACCCGCACCACATCTACTGCCCATAAACCGCCTTCGGCTTTCCATACAGGTTTTGCCGTGAAAGCATTTCCAACCAGGGACCATCTCACCAGATCGAGTGAACGTACAACCGGTACGAGCCTGTTTCCCTTTCCATCGCCCCAATCATCTTCTGTTCCATAACCATAATACCAGCCATCTGTACCTTTTATGATGCTTGGATCTGCAAGTATTGGTTCAAATACAGGGTTTCTGTATTGTACTGGGTTGGCGCTGGGACCAGTTCCAGTTGGTTGCGGTTCCTGCGGCACATTTTTTTTGCCGCAGGTTACCATTAAAAGCCAGATCAAAGCCAGGAAAAACGGTATGGTTTTCATCTTTGCTATTTCTTTAAGGGCCAGAAACCGATTGGGTTGAAGCGGTAGCGCCATAAGTCGCCGTTGCTATCCAGCGCTAACAGGTCGTCACCAGATGCGAATACATTTACATACATATCCCAGCCATTACCCACTTTTCTTCTGGAGCCAAATACACCGCTGTCTGATAAAGGGATCTGGTACATATCTCCACCTGGCTCAATCGCGATCAGGGAATTTTGGTAAGCGAAAACCTGTTTGTAATCGTTCCATTTGGTACCGATTTTTTTAATTCTGCCAAAATCAAAGTTGCCGGCAACATCCAGGGGATACATGGTCATATCGCCAGCGCCGTCTACGCCAAGTAAAAGCCCTTTGAACGGAATGATTTTAGTAAATATCCCCCAGCCCTGACCGATCGATTTACTGCCGCCGAAAGCTCCCGATTTGCTTATGGCATATTGGCTGATGTCCTGTCCGCCGCTTGCCCATCTGGCAATCAGCCGGTCGCCACCGAAATAAAAGATCATATTGAAAATGTTCCATCCCACACCAATTTGTGCTGGTGTACCAAAGGTGCCGTTTACATTTACCGGATAAAGCAATAAGTTGCCATCAGCATTTTTTATGATCAGCTTTCCATCAAAATCAAGCATGATGTTTCCAACGCCTGCAGTACCCAAGGCAAGCGTTTTTTCACGCGGCACCTCGCCCGGTGCATAAGAACCCGCAATCAGGTAATAAGTGGTGGCCAGACTTTCGTTCAGCGTTCCTTCTCCGGTTTGCTTAGTCACGGTAACAGGCAAGAGATAAGTTTCAAAAGGATTTAAAAAGCCTTTTGTTTTGATCGACAGGTTTAACCTGCCTGTTGACTGCCCACCAGCCGGAATAACGGAAGTAAGGGCCTCGAGCACATAACTACCCTGAGGCATAAGCTGATAATTGGTACTGTTTTGCTGATTGTAAGCCGTAACTTTTTCCGGCATGACAGTAAAACCTACTGTAATGTTACCGGTTGCTGGTTTGGGGCCCCCAAGAAATGCACTATATACAAAGGAGGTGTCCTTATCGACAATACTTACAGAACGGACTTCAACCGGGTTGGCAGCTTGCGGCATATATACCTTTTTCAACTGCTCTGCTTTAGGAAGATCCAGATCAACTTTGACGTCTTTACTACATGCTGCCAGCATCATTAAAATGCCTATCGACGCAGCTAATTTAATTTTTTTCATGTTGTTGGTTTTATGAGTAGCTACCATCCTGGATTTTGTATAATATTTGGTGCCTTATCCACTTCACCCTGCGGCAATGGGAACAGGTAATGTTTTGGACCCTGGAAAACCCTTGTTTCGACCAGTGTCCTGATGTAATAACTTTCATCTGTCAGAGAACTTCCGGCGGTTATGTTCATCCCATATACCGGTTTGCTGTCTGTAGTTGCTGCGATTTTCCAACGGTGTGTATCGAAATACCGGTGTGTTTCATAGGCCAGTTCAATCCTCCGTTCATGACGGATCCTGGCGCGCATGTCATCTTTTAACAGGCCTGCTGGCAGTGATGGCATCCCGGCGCGGTTTCGTATGGCGTTCATATAGGTGTATACATCGGCGACAGGCCCTTTAGATTCGTTCAGGGCTTCGGCATAGTTGAGATAAATTTCACCCAGACGGTAATAGATCCACGTTTTCAATGAAAATTTCCCTTGAGATATAATTACAGATGGGTCTGCAAATTTTTTCAACAGATAACCGGTTGTATTGTAGTCACGGCCTGCCGTATTTTTGCCATCTGCACCCGATGTCCAGAACTGCAACTGTCTGTTGACAAATACTGAACCATTGAAATTAACGGTAGCGTAAAACCTCGGATCGCGGTTGATGTACATATTTCTTACACCGGCAGCCCATCTGTTCGGACTTGATGTTGTGCTGAACCCTGTTTCTACATAGCCTGATGTGCTATTGATGATTGGTGCACCGTTGGCATTGTAACCGGTAATCGGGGTTTCGCCGTTGGCCATTTCATAAGCATCTACCTGGCCCTGGGTTGGGTTCCATCCATTCCATCCCCCTAAGCTTCCGGGAAAGGAGCATTTTTCCATCCAGCCATCTCTACCTGAATTGCGTGCAAACAGCACTTCGGAGTTGTTATTTTCGATAAATAGCTGCTGATAATTCTTTACCGGATCAGTTGGATAAGCGCGAAAGAGCTTATAACCGGCTTCTTCACATTTGTCTATGCATTCTTTTGCTGCAACTGCTGCCCGCTCCCATTTGGCATCCTCATACTGCAGGGGAAAAAGTTGTGTGCCGGCATTGTCTTTAAAGTTGGCATAGTCCGGGTTTCCGTTCCAAAGCGGACTGGCGTTATAAAGCAATACTCTGGACTTCATTGCCAGGGCAGCGGCACCAGTTGGGCGACCAAGTTCACGTAAATCTGATCGGGTCATGGGCAACACTGCGGCTGCAGCATCACATTGACTTACCACAAACTCTATGCATTCTTGTAAGGGTTTGCGTCGGATTGAATTGAAGTCTTCATCTACACTCAACGCCTTATCCAAAATGGGAACTGCCCCATAGATCCGCATTAACTGGAAATGATAAAATGCCCGAAGGTATATGGCCTCAGCTATCCAGATGTTTTTTTGTTGCTGTGTAAAATCAGCATCCACCGGCGTTAGTTCAATGTATTTCAGAAATACATTTGCCTTTCTAATACCTTCATACATATTTTTCCAGATCTGTCCGGCCACATTAAAGCTATTCCAGGATCCTTTGTTCATTAATTTTCCAAACTTTTCCGGCCAGGGGATATTGAGCTCATCCGAGGCTACGACAAAAGGGTTGATGTCTGCCATGTCAGTGAAATAAATTTCGTTGGGCAAGCCAGCATAGATATCTGTCAAAAATGATTCTGCATAGTTTCGTTTTTGAAAGGCTTCCTCAATGGTAATGTCTTCTTCCGGTGTTTTTTCCAGAAAATCTTTGCGGCAGGAGGTTACCGTTAAAATTGACAGCATCAATAGCGTGCTGAATATATATTTGTAGT comes from the Pedobacter heparinus DSM 2366 genome and includes:
- a CDS encoding family 43 glycosylhydrolase, which gives rise to MKTIPFFLALIWLLMVTCGKKNVPQEPQPTGTGPSANPVQYRNPVFEPILADPSIIKGTDGWYYGYGTEDDWGDGKGNRLVPVVRSLDLVRWSLVGNAFTAKPVWKAEGGLWAVDVVRVNNLYHMYYSFSLWADRNPAIGLAVANSPAGPFVDKGKLFFSEEIGVPVSIDPHYYEENGKKYLFFGSYSSQTVQGTYAVELTADGYAVKDINQKTNIAAGDFEAVMIHKRGNYYYFFGSKGSCCDGAASTYNVRVARSENLLGPYLDQAGKNIVQRGNGTLILQGNSKFAGPGHNAKIITDKNGTDWLFYHAIDKMNPKVSSGASRRMLMLDKLSWVEGWPVIANGVPSGDIQAGPEL
- a CDS encoding BT_3987 domain-containing protein, whose translation is MKKIKLAASIGILMMLAACSKDVKVDLDLPKAEQLKKVYMPQAANPVEVRSVSIVDKDTSFVYSAFLGGPKPATGNITVGFTVMPEKVTAYNQQNSTNYQLMPQGSYVLEALTSVIPAGGQSTGRLNLSIKTKGFLNPFETYLLPVTVTKQTGEGTLNESLATTYYLIAGSYAPGEVPREKTLALGTAGVGNIMLDFDGKLIIKNADGNLLLYPVNVNGTFGTPAQIGVGWNIFNMIFYFGGDRLIARWASGGQDISQYAISKSGAFGGSKSIGQGWGIFTKIIPFKGLLLGVDGAGDMTMYPLDVAGNFDFGRIKKIGTKWNDYKQVFAYQNSLIAIEPGGDMYQIPLSDSGVFGSRRKVGNGWDMYVNVFASGDDLLALDSNGDLWRYRFNPIGFWPLKK
- a CDS encoding RagB/SusD family nutrient uptake outer membrane protein; its protein translation is MNYKYIFSTLLMLSILTVTSCRKDFLEKTPEEDITIEEAFQKRNYAESFLTDIYAGLPNEIYFTDMADINPFVVASDELNIPWPEKFGKLMNKGSWNSFNVAGQIWKNMYEGIRKANVFLKYIELTPVDADFTQQQKNIWIAEAIYLRAFYHFQLMRIYGAVPILDKALSVDEDFNSIRRKPLQECIEFVVSQCDAAAAVLPMTRSDLRELGRPTGAAALAMKSRVLLYNASPLWNGNPDYANFKDNAGTQLFPLQYEDAKWERAAVAAKECIDKCEEAGYKLFRAYPTDPVKNYQQLFIENNNSEVLFARNSGRDGWMEKCSFPGSLGGWNGWNPTQGQVDAYEMANGETPITGYNANGAPIINSTSGYVETGFSTTSSPNRWAAGVRNMYINRDPRFYATVNFNGSVFVNRQLQFWTSGADGKNTAGRDYNTTGYLLKKFADPSVIISQGKFSLKTWIYYRLGEIYLNYAEALNESKGPVADVYTYMNAIRNRAGMPSLPAGLLKDDMRARIRHERRIELAYETHRYFDTHRWKIAATTDSKPVYGMNITAGSSLTDESYYIRTLVETRVFQGPKHYLFPLPQGEVDKAPNIIQNPGW